From one Anopheles bellator chromosome 1, idAnoBellAS_SP24_06.2, whole genome shotgun sequence genomic stretch:
- the LOC131205653 gene encoding uncharacterized protein LOC131205653 isoform X1, with protein sequence MATLLKAFGSFFTKHPLAGNGLVYGTLYVGAEFSQQTITRKILTNPPQSIDRPTLGRYAVMGTFVYAPILYNWFVEISQSYKMITSSNTHSFFSRLHYFCTPRKENETFCLSKVINCCCCSLTTCATVLYRWLDKTFPGTAKRIIVKKLLLDQFLLTPPLLVIFFTGMSLMERQSSITEECRQKFVPTFARSCLFWIPAQTLNFVLVPPKFRVVYVGSCAFAWVNILCWVKRQKMTSDLKV encoded by the exons ATGGCAACGCTTTTAAAGGCGTTCGGTAGCTTTTTCACAAAGCATCCTTTGGCGGGAAATGGTTTGGTGTATGGAACGCTTTACGTCGGAGCAGAATTTTCTCAGCAAACGATAACGAGAAAAATTTTG ACTAATCCACCCCAAAGCATTGACAGGCCCACGCTGGGACGGTATGCCGTGATGGGCacgtttgtttatgctccgatACTATACAATTG GTTTGTGGAAATATCACAAAGCTACAAAATGATCACATCTTCAAATAcacattcatttttttcgcgCCTCCATTATTTCTGCACAccaagaaaggaaaacgaaaccttTTGTCTCTCGAAGGTAATtaattgctgctgttgcagccTCACCACATGTGCTACGGTATT GTATAGGTGGCTTGATAAAACTTTCCCTGGGACTGCAAAACGAATTATAGTAAAAAAGTTACTGTTGGATCAATTTTTATTGACTCCTCCATTGTTGGTGATATTTTTTACTG GCATGTCGCTAATGGAACGACAATCATCCATCACCGAAGAGTGCCGGCAAAAGTTTGTTCCGACGTTTGCCCGATCCTGTCTCTTTTGGATTCCAGCTCAAACTCTAAATTTTGTTCTGGTACCGCCAAAGTTTCGAGTAGTGTACGTGGGCTCATGTGCCTTCGCTTGGGTTAATATACTCTGCTGGGTTAAGCGCCAAAAAATGACTAGCGATCtgaaagtttaa
- the LOC131205653 gene encoding mpv17-like protein isoform X2, which yields MATLLKAFGSFFTKHPLAGNGLVYGTLYVGAEFSQQTITRKILTNPPQSIDRPTLGRYAVMGTFVYAPILYNWYRWLDKTFPGTAKRIIVKKLLLDQFLLTPPLLVIFFTGMSLMERQSSITEECRQKFVPTFARSCLFWIPAQTLNFVLVPPKFRVVYVGSCAFAWVNILCWVKRQKMTSDLKV from the exons ATGGCAACGCTTTTAAAGGCGTTCGGTAGCTTTTTCACAAAGCATCCTTTGGCGGGAAATGGTTTGGTGTATGGAACGCTTTACGTCGGAGCAGAATTTTCTCAGCAAACGATAACGAGAAAAATTTTG ACTAATCCACCCCAAAGCATTGACAGGCCCACGCTGGGACGGTATGCCGTGATGGGCacgtttgtttatgctccgatACTATACAATTG GTATAGGTGGCTTGATAAAACTTTCCCTGGGACTGCAAAACGAATTATAGTAAAAAAGTTACTGTTGGATCAATTTTTATTGACTCCTCCATTGTTGGTGATATTTTTTACTG GCATGTCGCTAATGGAACGACAATCATCCATCACCGAAGAGTGCCGGCAAAAGTTTGTTCCGACGTTTGCCCGATCCTGTCTCTTTTGGATTCCAGCTCAAACTCTAAATTTTGTTCTGGTACCGCCAAAGTTTCGAGTAGTGTACGTGGGCTCATGTGCCTTCGCTTGGGTTAATATACTCTGCTGGGTTAAGCGCCAAAAAATGACTAGCGATCtgaaagtttaa